The DNA window TTGCACCCACCCCTAAGGCGAGCTCCGATCTGACGTCCGATCCTAACGCGGGGTAGATGGAGTCGAACCGATGCGTGCCCCTGCTTGTACGGATCGCGATCGCGCCTTGTTCGACATCGATTTCGAAAGGGCCACCCTTCACCAATATGCCCAGCTGCTGCAGCCGCGTCTCCTCGCTCGCCTTGAGTTCATGCTCGCCGGAGGGTGACACCAAAGTAATGTCACGGCTATAACTTCTGAGAAATACCGCTTCCTTGAACGCTTGGGAGCCTTGCCCGATGATCGCCACGCGTTTGTCCGTGACTTCGAAGCCGTCGCAAACCGGACAGTAGCGGATGAGCCCTCGTTTCACTGCCTCGTCGTGCTTGTCTTTTGGCATCGACGGCATGCGGTTCACAACACCTGTGGCGACGAGAACCGTTCGGGCCGATAAGGAGCCGTCGGCGAAAGAGACGACGAAATCCTTTTCTGCCTTGCGCAGTGCCGTCACTCGTTTATCGTCGATTTCCGCGCCGTACATGACGGCTTGAGCGCGCATCCGGCGGAGCAGGTCCGCACCATTGATGCCGCTGGGGAAGCCGGCATGGTTATGGGACACCGGGATGTTGGCTGCCCGGCTGGTTCCGTCATCAAAAACCGTCACAGACAGGTGATAGCGCGTCAGGTAGATCGCCGCCGTCAGTCCGGCAGGCCCACCTCCGACGATGATGCAGTCTCTTTTTGTTAGATCCATTCCATCATCCATTATCGGTAACCGCCCTGAGGCGGAGGGAGCGTTTTGGAACACGGATCAGCGGCGATAGTTCCCGACGGCCGTGAATGGCGGAGTCAGGAGGTCGAAATTATGGATATAGCGCTCATTGTCGGATATTGCCTCCGTCTGTTCCGTCTGCAGCTTCGTTCCGCAGGTCTGGAAGGTCGTTCGCACCGGGGACACCGAACGACGCCGCATCCCTGACCATCGCCGTCGGGAAATGGGCTGCTCTGAGAGACTGCCGTTCCAACGATGGCATCCTCAAAGTGCCGCCGAACGGCTCTGTCCAAGACACCAAAGCCGAGCAGGCAATCGAGGAGACACGCAAGAAACCAGTCGACGGTCAGGATCAACCCGCTGCAGGTCCTCATGACAAGGAGCACCTGCAGGACGAAAGCAAGACGCCCGGCGCCGGAGCATTGCCCGACAAGGGCGATGAGAGCGTGTCACCAGGAAGCGGTTAAAAAAGGACGCTCGACCCGATGGGGAGCGCCCGAACCATCCCGGCGACGTTTGCGGCGGAGGCCGGAGAGTGGTTGACGCGAATGTCGACCGAGTAGGGTTGCGAGGCAAGCGCGTCATGAACTAAGTGGAACGCCGGTTCATTCATCTCTCTTTGCACACAGGATAAAGCTGTGCTCGCCAGGATGATGCCAATGGCATGAGCTGAGCGCCAGACGCCCCGATGCCGTGCAGAAAAATGACGAGGTGATCGTAAGCGGCCATGATTTTCCGTAGCTTGCTGAACTGGACCGAGGGGGCTCACCCGAGAATGGGAGCCGCCCTCTCACCCGACGTGCGAGCATCGAGGCGGGCGCCGGCGGACATCTGGGGAGATTCACGATTATGGGGTGGCCCGATCGCGCCCTTCGCAAGCGCCCGCTCAAGGTGTTGAAGCGGCTTGGCAATCCACCCATATATCAGAAAACCCTCAAGGAACATTCCAATGGTAAGCAGGATCAGACGCACTCTGACCGTGCAGGAACGCGCGGAAGCATTCGAGCGAACAAACAAGGCCGCGGCCGAAGCCGCTGAAGAGGAACGCAGACGACGCGAGGAGAAGAACGAACGCCTCCGACAGCTACGTGTTGCCTCTGAAAACTGAAGACCATTTTCAATCTTATACTGAACTCTTGATGGCTGTCATGCGTTCTGCCAAAAGCTATTTCGACGATTTTACCATGAACCAACTGTCTACATTGCCCGCTGGCCGATCGAACCTATTGCTCCGCGCCTTATCGCAAGCGGATGGCGATTTGCTTTGGGATCACCTCGAGCCCGTCGCCCTCAACAGGGGCGATGTGTGCATAGAGAGCCAGCGACCGCTGACCCACGTATACTTTCTGGACGGCGGCTTGGGTTCGACGGTAATGCCTGACGAGGTTTACGGCTCGGCCGAGATCGGTGCGCAGGGCTACGAAGGGCTTATTGGCGTGCCGGTCATCCTTGGCGCCATGCAAACGCCACACAAGACATTCATGCAGGTTGGCGGTCCAGCTAGACGCATAGCGGTCGCACCCCTTTTGAGAGCGATCGACGAGAGCGAATCCCTGCGAAAGCTTCTCCTGCGCTATGTTCACGTCTTCCAGCTGCAAGTCGGTCAGACCGCTTACGCCAATGCCCGCTACAACGTTGAAGAACGGCTCGCCCGCTGGATATTGATGTCGGCAGATCGTCTGGGGTCACCCCTTTCCCTCACCCACGACTTTCTGTCGCTGATGCTGGGCGTGAGACGGCCCAGCGTCACTGATGCAACCCACATTCTTGAAGGAGAGCGGCTCATCAAGGCCAGCCGGGGCACAATCGAGATCATTGACCGTGCTGGCTTGGCCAAACGGTCTAACGGT is part of the Rhizobium leguminosarum bv. trifolii WSM1325 genome and encodes:
- a CDS encoding Thioredoxin-disulfide reductase (PFAM: FAD-dependent pyridine nucleotide-disulphide oxidoreductase~KEGG: ret:RHE_PF00137 thioredoxin reductase (NADPH) protein) codes for the protein MDLTKRDCIIVGGGPAGLTAAIYLTRYHLSVTVFDDGTSRAANIPVSHNHAGFPSGINGADLLRRMRAQAVMYGAEIDDKRVTALRKAEKDFVVSFADGSLSARTVLVATGVVNRMPSMPKDKHDEAVKRGLIRYCPVCDGFEVTDKRVAIIGQGSQAFKEAVFLRSYSRDITLVSPSGEHELKASEETRLQQLGILVKGGPFEIDVEQGAIAIRTSRGTHRFDSIYPALGSDVRSELALGVGATVSGEGCICVDGHQRTNVRGLYAAGDVVIGLDQISHAMGQAGVAATTIRNDLSDLSALIR
- a CDS encoding putative transcriptional regulator, Crp/Fnr family (KEGG: mch:Mchl_3374 transcriptional regulator, Crp/Fnr family) is translated as MAVMRSAKSYFDDFTMNQLSTLPAGRSNLLLRALSQADGDLLWDHLEPVALNRGDVCIESQRPLTHVYFLDGGLGSTVMPDEVYGSAEIGAQGYEGLIGVPVILGAMQTPHKTFMQVGGPARRIAVAPLLRAIDESESLRKLLLRYVHVFQLQVGQTAYANARYNVEERLARWILMSADRLGSPLSLTHDFLSLMLGVRRPSVTDATHILEGERLIKASRGTIEIIDRAGLAKRSNGCYGVSEAEYERLIGPWR